One window of the Burkholderia ubonensis subsp. mesacidophila genome contains the following:
- a CDS encoding MmgE/PrpD family protein, with protein MNRRHFLATLTGAALALPLARARAGALPAAGATAGRPDLAQQLADYAAGLQYRDLDAATIETIKAHLIDALGCAIAAHDERPVLIARDAALASPGGVSTIVGTNRRTSPDLAAFATGAALRYYDFNDAYAGKETGHPSDNMSACLAVAEAQHASGRDLILSIAIAYEIACRLMDAAAISPRGWDHTCYSLPAVALAAGKLMRMPAPQLVQAVNLSINGHLALNQTRVQQLSNWKALADADAARNAVFSTQLARAGLTGPAPIFEGMAGFFPQVSGPFAVDTREFGGRGGAFRIGKCFVKFYPAQGLTQTAIPAALDVAAQVGDLHRIRRIEIHTTEVGYVTAGRDREKWAPSTHETADHSLPYIVARAMLDGDITTESYRHDALRDPALRALIERITVREDPALTARYPAQAPNRVTAECEDGTTCTKQVDDLPGSPTRPMRRDDYEAKFTKNCRRHWSATQIRAALDYLWRLDEQADVATLPPLLVVG; from the coding sequence ATGAACCGCCGCCACTTCCTTGCCACGCTGACCGGCGCCGCGCTCGCGCTGCCGCTCGCCCGCGCCCGCGCCGGCGCGCTGCCGGCCGCCGGCGCCACCGCCGGCCGCCCGGATCTCGCGCAACAGCTCGCCGACTACGCGGCCGGGCTGCAGTACCGCGACCTCGACGCCGCGACGATCGAGACGATCAAGGCGCACCTGATCGACGCGCTCGGCTGCGCGATCGCCGCGCACGACGAACGTCCGGTGCTCATCGCGCGCGACGCGGCGCTCGCGTCGCCGGGCGGCGTGTCGACGATCGTCGGCACAAACCGGCGCACGAGCCCCGATCTCGCTGCGTTCGCGACCGGCGCCGCGCTGCGCTACTACGATTTCAACGACGCGTACGCCGGCAAGGAGACCGGCCATCCGAGCGACAACATGTCCGCATGCCTCGCCGTCGCCGAAGCGCAGCATGCGAGCGGCCGCGACCTGATCCTGTCGATCGCGATCGCGTACGAGATCGCGTGCCGGCTGATGGACGCCGCCGCGATCAGCCCGCGCGGCTGGGACCACACCTGCTACAGCCTGCCCGCCGTCGCGCTCGCCGCGGGCAAGCTGATGCGCATGCCCGCGCCGCAACTGGTGCAGGCGGTGAACCTGTCGATCAACGGCCATCTCGCGCTGAACCAGACGCGCGTCCAGCAGCTGTCGAACTGGAAGGCGCTCGCCGACGCGGACGCGGCGCGCAACGCGGTGTTCTCGACGCAGCTCGCGCGCGCCGGGCTGACCGGCCCCGCGCCGATCTTCGAAGGCATGGCGGGATTCTTTCCGCAGGTGTCCGGGCCGTTCGCCGTCGACACGCGCGAATTCGGCGGGCGCGGCGGCGCGTTCCGGATCGGCAAGTGCTTCGTGAAGTTCTATCCCGCGCAAGGGCTCACGCAAACCGCGATTCCGGCCGCGCTCGACGTCGCCGCGCAGGTCGGCGACCTGCACCGCATCCGGCGCATCGAGATCCACACGACCGAGGTCGGCTACGTGACGGCCGGCCGCGACCGGGAAAAATGGGCGCCGTCGACCCACGAGACCGCCGATCACAGCCTGCCGTACATCGTCGCGCGCGCGATGCTCGACGGCGACATCACGACCGAGAGCTACCGGCACGACGCGCTGCGCGATCCAGCGCTGCGCGCGCTGATCGAGCGGATCACGGTGCGCGAGGACCCGGCGCTGACCGCCCGCTACCCGGCGCAGGCGCCGAACCGGGTGACGGCCGAGTGCGAAGACGGCACGACCTGCACGAAGCAGGTGGACGACCTGCCCGGCTCGCCGACGCGGCCGATGCGGCGCGACGACTACGAGGCGAAGTTCACGAAGAACTGCCGGCGGCACTGGAGCGCGACGCAGATCCGGGCGGCGCTCGATTACCTGTGGCGGCTCGACGAACAAGCCGACGTCGCAACGCTGCCGCCGCTGCTCGTCGTCGGCTGA
- a CDS encoding porin — protein MGKRMSALCGLGLVSAGACAQSTITLYGVADIYTEFLTHQAAPGDKSSASLVRMASGGKSGSRWGLKGVEELGGGWQAAFRLESGINLNNGTGTGAGGFDRSAWVGLQHARWGALRLGHQYSTLFDIMEPYSPTGAYSTLYEPAGAIVGVNFRENNVAKYLAKIGSLTLETHYAFGGTPGAFQSNAAYGAGFDYAGGVFSFAAAFDNVNTPQPGGFAHFRRYAAAAIVSVDRAQLLAGVTHGQSGVAAPSVVTRYTFWWAGVRYAITPFLQAVGAFYYEDIRAQNPPNAQTPAPHPANPQQVTLQLNYFLSKTVTLYLASGYARRAALDFDNYNYNFLHYTLAADRASSAGAALGLRKLF, from the coding sequence ATGGGCAAGCGGATGTCCGCGCTGTGCGGACTGGGCCTCGTATCGGCCGGCGCCTGCGCGCAGAGCACGATCACGCTGTATGGCGTGGCCGACATCTATACGGAATTCCTCACCCACCAGGCCGCGCCCGGCGACAAGTCGTCGGCGTCGCTCGTGCGGATGGCCTCGGGCGGCAAGAGCGGTTCGCGCTGGGGCCTGAAGGGCGTCGAGGAACTCGGCGGCGGCTGGCAGGCCGCGTTCCGGCTCGAAAGCGGCATCAACCTGAACAACGGCACCGGCACCGGCGCGGGCGGCTTCGACCGCTCCGCGTGGGTCGGGCTGCAGCACGCGCGCTGGGGCGCGCTGCGGCTCGGCCACCAGTACTCGACGCTGTTCGACATCATGGAGCCCTATTCGCCGACGGGCGCGTACTCGACGCTGTACGAGCCGGCCGGCGCGATCGTCGGCGTCAATTTCCGCGAGAACAACGTCGCCAAGTACCTCGCGAAGATCGGCTCGCTGACGCTGGAGACGCACTATGCGTTCGGCGGCACGCCCGGCGCGTTCCAGTCGAACGCCGCGTACGGCGCCGGCTTCGACTATGCCGGCGGCGTCTTCTCGTTCGCCGCCGCGTTCGACAACGTCAACACGCCGCAGCCGGGCGGCTTCGCGCATTTCCGCCGCTACGCCGCCGCCGCGATCGTGTCCGTCGACCGCGCGCAGTTGCTGGCCGGCGTCACGCACGGCCAAAGCGGCGTCGCCGCGCCGTCGGTCGTGACGCGCTACACGTTCTGGTGGGCCGGCGTGCGCTACGCGATCACCCCGTTCCTGCAGGCGGTCGGCGCGTTCTATTACGAGGACATCCGCGCGCAGAATCCGCCGAACGCGCAGACGCCCGCGCCACACCCGGCCAACCCGCAGCAGGTCACGCTGCAGCTGAACTACTTCCTGTCCAAGACCGTCACGCTGTACCTGGCGAGCGGCTACGCGCGCCGCGCCGCGCTCGACTTCGACAACTACAACTACAACTTTCTCCACTACACGCTGGCCGCCGACCGCGCCAGCAGCGCGGGCGCAGCGCTCGGCCTGCGCAAGCTGTTCTGA
- a CDS encoding HpcH/HpaI aldolase/citrate lyase family protein — protein sequence MNSSSQPVWRSLLYVPAHVPRFVASAAASDADALILDLEDSVPPACKAAARDGLADAVPALRAPGRDVLVRANGPLDLLVPDLRAAVRAGADGVVLPKVRGGSHVEAIDELLAALEEETGAPPGGTRIVAIVETPRAFQAMDRIARASPRVVAMMLGGGDFALNCESGASADVLRVPKQLLIIAARAAGILPLGLIGGLDELRDLDAFERIARASAELGYAGATCIHPLQVGALNRAFRPDDDAVRDARALLAAYDDARANGRGALRIDGRMIDAPGVARAKRVLARHAAVQARAGAAPR from the coding sequence ATGAATTCGTCGTCCCAACCCGTCTGGCGCTCGCTGCTGTACGTCCCGGCCCATGTCCCCCGTTTCGTCGCATCGGCCGCCGCGAGCGACGCCGATGCGTTGATCCTCGATCTCGAGGACAGCGTCCCGCCCGCGTGCAAGGCGGCCGCCCGCGACGGGCTGGCCGACGCCGTGCCGGCGCTGCGCGCGCCCGGCCGCGACGTGCTGGTGCGCGCCAACGGCCCGCTCGACCTGCTGGTGCCCGACCTGCGCGCGGCCGTCCGGGCCGGCGCGGACGGCGTCGTGCTGCCGAAGGTGCGCGGCGGCTCGCATGTCGAGGCGATCGACGAGCTGCTGGCCGCGCTCGAGGAGGAAACCGGCGCGCCGCCCGGCGGCACGCGGATCGTCGCGATCGTCGAGACCCCGCGCGCGTTCCAGGCGATGGACCGGATCGCGCGGGCGTCGCCGCGCGTCGTCGCGATGATGCTCGGCGGCGGCGACTTCGCGCTGAACTGCGAAAGCGGCGCGAGCGCCGACGTGCTGCGCGTGCCGAAGCAGTTGCTGATCATCGCCGCGCGCGCGGCCGGCATCCTGCCGCTCGGCCTGATCGGCGGCCTCGACGAGCTGCGCGATCTCGACGCGTTCGAGCGCATCGCGCGCGCGTCCGCCGAGCTCGGCTATGCGGGCGCGACCTGCATCCACCCGCTGCAGGTCGGCGCGCTGAACCGCGCGTTCCGGCCCGACGACGACGCGGTGCGCGACGCGCGCGCGCTGCTGGCCGCCTACGACGACGCGCGCGCGAACGGGCGCGGCGCGCTGCGCATCGACGGCCGGATGATCGACGCGCCCGGCGTCGCCCGCGCGAAGCGCGTGCTCGCGCGTCACGCGGCCGTGCAGGCGCGCGCCGGCGCCGCGCCCCGGTGA
- a CDS encoding IclR family transcriptional regulator, producing the protein MSKVETSNPAEGGVAAVNRALTALLAFGNAPGGLMLAQVSEETGLNMSTLLRMFESLEQFRFIKRLPDGRYVLGPAVFQLGMMYRESFQLREYVMPILSKLSAETGETAAFYVREGDQRVCLFRIQAQRSVRTHLREGDRFPLDVGAAGRVLLAFSGTRGGDYEKTAEQGYAVSIAERDPESAAIACPAFGVGRVLSGAISLGVPRYRFNKKVLADYLPRVQAAAAELTHVLGGDLPAAGAAFRAADQLGALLE; encoded by the coding sequence ATGAGCAAGGTGGAGACAAGCAATCCGGCAGAGGGCGGCGTGGCCGCGGTCAACCGCGCGCTGACCGCGCTGCTGGCGTTCGGCAACGCGCCCGGCGGGCTGATGCTCGCGCAGGTCAGCGAGGAGACGGGGCTCAACATGAGCACGCTGTTGCGGATGTTCGAATCGCTCGAGCAGTTCCGCTTCATCAAGCGCCTGCCGGACGGGCGCTACGTGCTGGGGCCCGCCGTGTTCCAGCTCGGGATGATGTACCGCGAGTCGTTCCAGCTGCGCGAGTACGTGATGCCGATCCTGTCGAAGCTGTCGGCGGAAACCGGCGAAACAGCCGCGTTCTACGTGCGCGAAGGCGACCAGCGCGTGTGCCTGTTCCGCATCCAGGCGCAGCGCTCGGTGCGCACGCATCTGCGCGAGGGCGACCGCTTCCCGCTCGACGTCGGCGCGGCCGGGCGCGTGCTGCTCGCGTTCAGCGGCACGCGCGGCGGCGACTACGAGAAGACGGCCGAGCAGGGCTACGCGGTGTCGATCGCCGAGCGCGACCCGGAAAGCGCGGCGATCGCGTGCCCGGCGTTCGGCGTCGGCCGCGTGCTGAGCGGCGCGATCTCGCTCGGCGTGCCGCGCTATCGCTTCAACAAGAAGGTGCTGGCCGACTACCTGCCGCGCGTGCAGGCCGCTGCCGCCGAGCTGACGCATGTGCTGGGCGGCGATCTGCCCGCCGCGGGCGCGGCGTTCCGCGCGGCCGACCAGCTCGGCGCGCTGCTCGAGTAG
- a CDS encoding CaiB/BaiF CoA transferase family protein has protein sequence MFVPDPQAAHAAGARRRASTGPIHPKPFDAGAQGPLAGVRVVDLSRLMAGNMLSVQLADFGADVVKVESERGDTLRAVGAGGISTNWKVYGRNKRSVCVDLRAPEGIDIVRRLVRDADVFVESFKPGVAEKMGLGPDDLLAIRPELVIARISGWGQTGPYRHKPGFGTLAEGYAGFAAINGFADREPVLPPMFLGDMTAGLSGAIAVLVALHARDAHGAAGQVIDVSLFEPLLSILGPAAANYVMTGEIKARTGSRSSNTAPRNAYRTRDGKWLCLSSSTQAMAERLFRAIGRADLIDDPRYATNVQRVQHADALDAIVGEFIAARDLDANLAFFEDAGVTVGPIQDIAQIVQDRYVIEREALVELPDDDVGSLPMHNITPRLSATPGTFRRPAPALGENNREILLPLLGECEYERLAGLGVIRAR, from the coding sequence ATGTTCGTTCCCGACCCGCAGGCCGCTCACGCGGCCGGCGCGCGCCGTCGCGCGTCCACCGGCCCGATCCACCCGAAACCGTTCGACGCCGGCGCGCAGGGGCCGCTCGCGGGCGTGCGCGTCGTCGACCTGTCGCGCCTGATGGCGGGCAACATGCTGAGCGTGCAGCTAGCCGATTTCGGCGCGGACGTCGTGAAGGTCGAGAGCGAGCGCGGCGATACGCTGCGCGCGGTCGGCGCGGGCGGGATCAGCACGAACTGGAAGGTGTACGGGCGCAACAAGCGCAGCGTGTGCGTCGACCTGCGAGCGCCCGAGGGGATCGACATCGTCCGCCGGCTGGTGCGCGACGCGGACGTGTTCGTCGAGAGCTTCAAGCCCGGCGTCGCCGAGAAGATGGGGCTCGGCCCGGACGACCTGCTCGCGATCCGGCCGGAGCTGGTGATCGCGCGAATCTCCGGCTGGGGGCAGACGGGGCCGTACCGCCACAAGCCGGGCTTCGGCACGCTCGCCGAAGGGTACGCGGGGTTCGCGGCGATCAACGGGTTCGCCGATCGCGAGCCGGTGCTGCCGCCGATGTTCCTCGGCGACATGACGGCCGGGCTGTCCGGCGCGATCGCCGTGCTGGTCGCGCTGCATGCGCGCGACGCGCACGGCGCGGCGGGGCAGGTGATCGACGTGTCGTTGTTCGAGCCGCTGCTGTCGATTCTCGGGCCGGCCGCCGCGAACTACGTGATGACCGGCGAGATCAAGGCGCGCACCGGCAGCCGCTCGTCGAACACCGCGCCCCGCAACGCGTATCGCACCCGCGACGGCAAGTGGCTGTGCCTGTCGAGTTCGACGCAGGCGATGGCCGAGCGGCTGTTCCGCGCGATCGGCCGCGCGGACCTGATCGACGATCCCCGCTACGCGACCAACGTGCAGCGCGTGCAGCACGCGGACGCGCTCGACGCGATCGTCGGCGAGTTCATCGCCGCGCGCGATCTCGACGCCAATCTCGCATTCTTCGAGGACGCGGGCGTGACGGTCGGGCCGATCCAGGATATCGCGCAGATCGTTCAGGATCGCTACGTGATCGAGCGCGAGGCGCTCGTCGAGCTGCCGGACGACGACGTCGGCAGCCTGCCGATGCACAACATCACGCCGCGCCTGTCGGCCACGCCCGGCACGTTCCGCCGGCCGGCGCCCGCGCTCGGCGAGAACAATCGCGAGATCCTGCTGCCGCTGCTCGGCGAATGCGAATACGAGCGGCTCGCCGGGCTGGGCGTGATCCGCGCGCGGTAG
- a CDS encoding cyclase family protein, translating into MKPRWTHRPPGSNWGDFGPDDQKGRLNWLTADAVLRGVAEVREGRVFSLSLPLDVPRGGGLNARRRPPAIMPALLGDKPYFGYRADEQVANATDVVCDDSFCMHSQFSTQWDALSHVGSLFDPAGDGERARVFYNGYRMDEHIHVPEAGASMGGAKALGIEVMAQTGVQGRGVLVDLRRHFGDERRKIGYAEWMAVLRADDVVVERGDIVCVHTGFADRLLDADARGEPGAPDVCCVLDGHDPRLLEWIDASGLAALAADNHAVEERPRHPSARERPGALMPLHELCLFKLGIHLGELWHLTPLADWLRAHRRNRFLLTAPPLHLRGLVGSPVNPVATV; encoded by the coding sequence ATGAAGCCACGCTGGACCCACCGGCCGCCCGGCTCGAACTGGGGGGATTTCGGCCCGGACGACCAGAAAGGGCGCCTGAACTGGCTGACGGCCGACGCGGTGCTGCGCGGCGTCGCGGAGGTGCGCGAAGGACGCGTGTTTTCGCTGAGCCTGCCGCTCGATGTGCCGCGCGGCGGCGGGCTGAACGCGCGGCGCCGGCCGCCGGCGATCATGCCGGCATTGCTCGGCGACAAGCCTTACTTCGGCTATCGCGCGGACGAACAGGTTGCCAACGCAACCGACGTGGTTTGCGACGATTCGTTCTGCATGCACTCGCAGTTCTCGACGCAATGGGATGCGCTGTCGCACGTCGGCTCGCTGTTCGATCCGGCGGGCGACGGTGAGCGAGCCCGCGTGTTCTACAACGGCTACCGGATGGACGAGCACATCCACGTGCCCGAAGCCGGCGCGTCGATGGGCGGCGCGAAGGCGCTCGGCATCGAGGTGATGGCGCAGACGGGCGTGCAGGGGCGCGGCGTGCTGGTCGACCTGCGCCGCCACTTCGGCGACGAGCGGCGCAAGATCGGCTACGCGGAATGGATGGCGGTGCTGCGCGCGGACGACGTGGTCGTCGAGCGCGGCGACATCGTGTGCGTGCATACGGGCTTCGCCGATCGCCTGCTCGACGCCGACGCGCGCGGCGAGCCCGGCGCGCCGGACGTGTGCTGCGTGCTCGACGGCCACGACCCGCGCCTGCTCGAATGGATCGACGCATCGGGGCTCGCCGCGCTCGCAGCGGACAACCACGCGGTCGAGGAGCGCCCGCGCCATCCATCGGCGCGCGAGCGGCCCGGCGCGCTGATGCCGTTGCACGAGCTGTGCCTGTTCAAGCTCGGCATCCATCTCGGCGAGCTGTGGCACCTGACGCCGCTCGCCGACTGGCTGCGCGCGCACCGGCGCAACCGCTTCCTGCTGACCGCGCCGCCGCTGCACCTGCGCGGGCTCGTCGGGTCGCCGGTCAATCCGGTCGCCACCGTGTGA
- a CDS encoding MFS transporter, with translation MSHSHAASIAARIDRLPATASIWTLVLFLSVGGFFEVYDLFQMTYLPPGLIRDGIFHAGSHGVLGMSDQGALGAATFAGLFVGEMFVSRLADRFGRRALFTGALLLYTAASLAMCVQTHALGILVCRFIAGCGIGAELITIGAFLTELVPKAVRGRAFALCFAVGYLAMPVLALVSWLWVPRDPLGMSGWRWVVLLGGSGAVVVWWLQSRLPESPRWLARAGRESEAEAVLQRLEQAVERESGRPLPAVRLPAVVAPAAQRAPSMWDARHRGRTAMLIAFNAFLSIGFFGFSQWLPTLLAAQGASVTKSLGYAFVIAFAYPVSPFVAGLLADRIERKWLIVASAFGVALFGTAFAMSAQAPFVIAFGLLVTLSNTVLASNGTAYQSEVFPTEIRGRALGFVHSIGRLTGIASSFIVALLLERAGVSAVFVLIGGSMLIVMLSIGAFGPRTNNRALDEISDGGADAAAGEAATARLDVLPTRRS, from the coding sequence ATGTCCCATTCCCATGCGGCGTCGATCGCCGCGCGCATCGACCGCCTGCCCGCGACGGCCAGCATCTGGACGCTCGTGCTGTTCCTGAGCGTCGGCGGGTTTTTCGAGGTCTACGACCTGTTCCAGATGACCTACCTGCCGCCGGGGCTGATCCGCGACGGCATCTTTCACGCGGGCTCGCACGGCGTGCTCGGCATGTCGGACCAGGGCGCGCTCGGCGCGGCGACGTTCGCCGGGCTGTTCGTCGGCGAGATGTTCGTGTCGCGCCTCGCGGATCGCTTCGGGCGGCGCGCGCTGTTCACCGGCGCGCTGCTGCTCTATACGGCGGCGAGCCTCGCGATGTGCGTGCAGACGCATGCGCTCGGCATTCTCGTGTGCCGCTTCATCGCGGGCTGCGGCATCGGCGCGGAGCTGATCACGATCGGCGCGTTCCTGACCGAGCTGGTGCCGAAGGCGGTGCGCGGCCGCGCGTTCGCGCTGTGCTTCGCGGTCGGTTACCTCGCGATGCCGGTGCTCGCGCTGGTGTCGTGGCTGTGGGTGCCGCGCGATCCGCTCGGGATGTCCGGGTGGCGCTGGGTCGTACTGCTCGGCGGCAGCGGCGCGGTCGTCGTCTGGTGGCTGCAGTCGCGGTTGCCGGAGTCGCCGCGCTGGCTCGCCCGCGCCGGCCGCGAGTCCGAGGCCGAAGCCGTGCTGCAGCGGCTCGAGCAGGCGGTCGAGCGGGAATCCGGCCGGCCGCTGCCCGCGGTCCGGCTACCGGCCGTCGTAGCGCCGGCCGCGCAGCGTGCGCCGTCGATGTGGGATGCGCGGCATCGCGGCCGCACGGCGATGCTGATCGCGTTCAATGCATTCCTGAGCATCGGCTTCTTCGGCTTCAGCCAGTGGCTGCCGACGCTGCTCGCCGCGCAGGGCGCGAGCGTCACGAAGAGCCTCGGGTATGCGTTCGTGATCGCGTTCGCGTATCCGGTGTCGCCGTTCGTCGCCGGCCTGCTCGCCGACCGGATCGAGCGCAAGTGGCTGATCGTCGCGTCGGCGTTCGGCGTCGCGCTGTTCGGCACCGCGTTCGCGATGTCGGCGCAGGCGCCGTTTGTGATCGCGTTCGGGCTGCTCGTCACGCTGTCCAACACGGTGCTCGCGAGCAACGGCACCGCGTACCAGTCGGAAGTGTTTCCGACCGAGATTCGCGGGCGCGCGCTCGGCTTCGTGCATTCGATCGGCCGCCTGACGGGAATCGCGAGCAGTTTCATCGTCGCGCTGCTGCTCGAGCGCGCCGGGGTGTCCGCGGTGTTCGTGCTGATCGGCGGCAGCATGCTGATCGTGATGCTGTCGATCGGCGCGTTCGGGCCGAGGACCAACAACCGCGCGCTCGACGAGATTTCGGACGGCGGCGCAGACGCCGCGGCGGGCGAGGCAGCAACCGCGCGGCTGGACGTGCTGCCGACGCGGCGGTCGTGA
- a CDS encoding GDCCVxC domain-containing (seleno)protein: protein MSELNLESVLTCPRCGFARRETMPVDACQFFYECQGCKALLTPKPGDCCVFCSYGSVCCPSRQRAAGDPCAGC, encoded by the coding sequence ATGAGCGAACTCAATTTGGAATCCGTACTGACCTGCCCCCGCTGCGGATTCGCGCGGCGGGAAACGATGCCGGTCGACGCGTGCCAGTTCTTCTACGAATGCCAGGGCTGCAAGGCGCTGCTGACGCCGAAGCCGGGCGACTGCTGCGTGTTCTGCTCGTACGGCTCCGTGTGCTGCCCGTCGAGGCAGCGTGCCGCAGGCGATCCGTGCGCCGGCTGCTGA
- a CDS encoding DoxX family protein — protein sequence MTRPARTGHIGMPLRVVLSRAIRWLDRVPYWLLAIPLRLAVATIFWNSAMTKLADWNAALALFHDEYRLPLLPPDIAAYVAVSIELGTPVLLVLGLGVRPVALVLLGMTTVIEIFVYPLAWPTHLQWAAMLLILLCRGGGVLSLDELIRRRSPWSWPPNVRDTDR from the coding sequence ATGACCCGTCCCGCCCGAACCGGACACATCGGCATGCCGTTGCGCGTCGTGCTGTCGCGCGCGATCCGGTGGCTCGATCGCGTGCCATACTGGCTGCTCGCGATCCCGCTGCGGCTCGCGGTCGCCACGATCTTCTGGAATTCGGCGATGACGAAGCTCGCGGACTGGAACGCCGCGCTGGCGCTGTTTCACGACGAGTATCGGCTCCCGCTGCTGCCGCCGGATATCGCCGCCTACGTGGCCGTGTCGATCGAACTCGGCACCCCTGTGCTGCTCGTGCTGGGGCTCGGCGTGCGGCCGGTCGCGCTGGTGCTGCTGGGGATGACCACCGTCATCGAGATTTTCGTGTATCCGCTCGCGTGGCCGACGCACCTGCAGTGGGCGGCGATGCTGCTCATCCTGCTGTGCCGCGGCGGCGGCGTCCTGTCGCTCGACGAGCTGATCCGCCGGCGCTCGCCGTGGTCATGGCCGCCGAACGTGCGAGATACGGACCGTTGA
- a CDS encoding HvfC/BufC N-terminal domain-containing protein, with protein sequence MTADAPSLAELQHAIRRSLTGAGDDASAWVASDGLASPARLSIHRNTATGVLVNALRLAFPAFARLVGEDCFEGAARRFIAATPPDSAWLDAYGAAFPACLAGLPEIASTPYLVDVARLEWQVDVILHAPDAAPLALAGLASLDDDALGALRLRPHPAVALLACDGPADAIWRAVLEQDDAALSRIDPDSGPVRLLVQRTEHGIEMPRLTGGEWSIAAALLTGEPIRDALSRAPDVDGPAWLAVLLARGCFTDVGPAHERRSLAEGPSS encoded by the coding sequence ATGACCGCCGATGCGCCCTCGCTGGCTGAGCTGCAGCACGCGATCCGGCGGAGCCTGACCGGCGCCGGCGACGACGCGTCGGCGTGGGTGGCGTCCGACGGGCTGGCTTCGCCCGCGCGCCTGTCGATCCATCGCAATACGGCGACCGGCGTGCTCGTGAACGCGCTGCGGCTGGCCTTTCCGGCGTTCGCACGTCTGGTGGGCGAAGACTGCTTCGAAGGCGCCGCGCGGCGCTTCATCGCCGCGACGCCGCCGGACAGCGCGTGGCTCGACGCCTACGGCGCGGCCTTCCCGGCATGCCTCGCCGGGTTGCCGGAGATCGCGTCGACGCCGTACCTCGTCGACGTCGCGCGGCTCGAATGGCAGGTCGACGTCATCCTGCACGCGCCCGATGCCGCCCCGCTCGCGCTCGCCGGTCTCGCGTCGCTCGACGATGACGCGCTCGGCGCGTTGCGCCTGCGGCCGCATCCGGCCGTGGCGCTGCTGGCGTGCGACGGCCCCGCCGACGCGATCTGGCGTGCCGTGCTCGAACAGGACGACGCCGCGTTGTCGCGCATCGATCCGGACAGCGGCCCCGTGCGCCTGCTCGTGCAGCGCACCGAACACGGCATCGAGATGCCGCGGCTGACCGGCGGCGAATGGTCGATCGCCGCGGCGCTCCTGACCGGCGAACCGATTCGCGACGCACTGTCCCGCGCGCCGGACGTCGACGGCCCCGCATGGCTGGCCGTGCTGCTCGCGCGCGGCTGCTTCACCGACGTCGGGCCGGCGCACGAACGCCGGTCGCTCGCAGAAGGACCGTCATCATGA
- the bufB gene encoding MNIO family bufferin maturase: MRAVETRFHAAAGQVPARAGVGLRFRHHRDALERPPVGTWFEVHTENYMGGGSTPRCLDAIRRDHPLSLHGVGLSLGSADGLDAAHLARVCTAVRRFEPGLVSEHLSWSAIGGSYLADLLPLPMTEEALALVCRHVDQVQTALGRRILVENPSTYLRYVHSTIPEWTFLAELAQRTGCGLLCDVNNIYVSASNHGWNPQTYLDALPPSAIGEIHLAGHRVAQIDGGHTLRIDDHGSRVAPAVWALYRDALRRFGPVPTLIEWDTDVPPLDVLLQEAEIAETMLEEVRHDRRCALAG; this comes from the coding sequence ATGCGCGCGGTCGAGACCCGATTTCACGCTGCCGCCGGCCAGGTGCCGGCGCGGGCCGGGGTGGGCCTGCGCTTCCGCCATCACCGCGACGCGCTGGAGCGGCCGCCGGTCGGTACGTGGTTCGAGGTCCACACCGAGAACTACATGGGCGGCGGCAGCACGCCGCGCTGCCTGGACGCGATCCGCCGCGACCATCCGCTGTCGCTGCATGGCGTGGGCCTGTCGCTCGGCAGCGCGGACGGGCTCGACGCCGCCCACCTGGCCCGCGTGTGCACCGCGGTGCGCCGCTTCGAACCTGGCCTCGTGTCGGAGCATCTGTCGTGGAGCGCGATCGGCGGCAGCTACCTGGCCGACCTGCTGCCGCTGCCGATGACCGAAGAGGCGCTCGCGCTGGTGTGCCGGCACGTCGACCAGGTCCAGACCGCGCTCGGCCGCCGCATCCTCGTCGAGAATCCGTCCACCTACCTGCGCTACGTCCATTCGACGATTCCCGAGTGGACGTTTCTCGCGGAGCTCGCGCAACGCACCGGCTGCGGGCTGCTGTGCGACGTCAACAACATCTACGTGAGCGCGTCGAATCACGGCTGGAATCCGCAGACCTATCTCGACGCGCTGCCGCCCTCGGCGATCGGCGAAATTCACCTGGCCGGACACCGTGTCGCGCAGATCGACGGCGGTCACACGCTGCGCATCGACGATCACGGCTCGCGCGTCGCGCCCGCGGTCTGGGCGCTGTACCGCGACGCGCTGCGCCGCTTCGGCCCGGTGCCGACGCTCATCGAATGGGATACCGACGTGCCGCCGCTGGACGTGCTGCTCCAGGAGGCCGAGATCGCGGAAACGATGCTGGAGGAGGTTCGACATGACCGCCGATGCGCCCTCGCTGGCTGA